In one window of Thermodesulfobacteriota bacterium DNA:
- a CDS encoding class I SAM-dependent methyltransferase — MKLDRCRICGGAEAAATATVAGYQYVRCAGCGVERMTEYPSAEECSRFYESGYMEKEFNNLGHHLHFAPEYRETYFAEKDLTFADLRLDRAALRGRKLLDVGCANGQFIEYANRLGMDGSGIDISAEMVEAARKNGLSCVVKDLFDIEGEYDMLTFWDVIEHVPDPRRMLEKSRSVLAANGEVVIQTPCTGMISELFGDRWLYYLPVQHLHLFSQESLFRLLSETGFAVVSWVRFGSCNPRGSIPDLNKRVIDTITKRLCIGDTIALRARKVGN; from the coding sequence ATGAAGCTCGACAGGTGCAGGATATGCGGCGGGGCCGAAGCCGCGGCAACGGCGACGGTCGCCGGATACCAGTACGTGCGGTGCGCCGGGTGCGGCGTTGAGCGTATGACGGAGTACCCTTCAGCCGAGGAATGCAGCAGGTTTTACGAGTCAGGCTACATGGAGAAAGAATTCAACAACCTGGGGCACCACCTCCATTTCGCGCCGGAGTACAGGGAGACCTATTTCGCGGAAAAGGACCTGACCTTCGCCGACCTCCGCCTGGACCGTGCCGCGCTACGGGGCAGGAAGCTCCTTGACGTGGGCTGCGCGAACGGACAGTTCATCGAGTACGCGAACAGGCTCGGCATGGACGGCTCCGGCATAGACATCTCCGCGGAGATGGTCGAGGCCGCAAGGAAGAACGGCCTCAGCTGCGTTGTAAAGGACCTCTTCGATATCGAAGGCGAATATGACATGCTCACCTTCTGGGACGTGATAGAGCACGTGCCGGACCCGAGGCGGATGCTCGAGAAATCAAGGTCTGTCCTTGCAGCCAACGGAGAGGTGGTCATCCAGACCCCGTGCACGGGCATGATATCCGAGCTTTTCGGCGACAGGTGGCTCTATTACCTTCCGGTCCAGCACCTGCATCTCTTTTCGCAGGAGTCGCTCTTCAGGCTCCTTTCGGAGACGGGCTTCGCGGTCGTAAGCTGGGTAAGGTTCGGGAGCTGCAACCCCAGGGGCTCGATACCCGATTTGAATAAAAGGGTCATAGACACGATAACGAAGCGCCTCTGCATAGGCGACACCATCGCGCTCAGGGCAAGGAAGGTGGGCAATTGA